The Helianthus annuus cultivar XRQ/B chromosome 11, HanXRQr2.0-SUNRISE, whole genome shotgun sequence region TTGGCTTAATATGACACATGGAATCTTCAGTGAGATTAATTGGGATATGGAAGCGAGAATGGGCTGTCCTTCCACGAGAAAGTAATAACGAAGCAATGCCACTTGAAGCAACATTTAAAACTATCTCACCTCTACATCgaactgctgaagacaaagtcttccataaaaacgtttttccagtTCCACTGTAACCATAGACGAAAAATAACCCTCCTTTACGGCTTGCAACTGCTGCCATTATTTCGTCAAAAACAGATCGTTGTTCATCTGTCAAACATTGATGCAAATTATTAAACTCAGCTTGTACTTGATCTACGTCATGTGATAGCTCTTCATTGATTAGATGATTAGTAGCATCACGTAACGAATCATCATCAGGGAAAGGCATCGTGTTAAATCCTCGTAACGACGAACCATTCGAAAGTAAATATTTTTCAATTTCCAACAAAGTAAGGTTTTTAATTTGATGTTCAGGAAGAAGtaaacctaaaaaaaattaattgttaTTGATAATCAAACGGAAAAGTAGAACGTAAAATAGAAAGACAGCTAAGAACCTTGAATATTTGTTTCTTTTTGACGTCTGTATAAAATATCATTGCTAAGTATTTCCACGTGTTCTCCCACACAAACTCTGGCCGTGAAAGTGTATTGGACAACAGCAAGGTAGCAAATAACGCTCGGAGATACCCAGCATGTCCTTCAAAACTTGCTTCTTTAATGGCCTCAACATATTCATTGTCATCATCTAAGAGCCCCATTGCGTAGCAAGCATCTCTAAAAGTCGGGAATAACTGACCGTTAACAGTACGTATTTCCTCAAAGGATCTGGGACCTCTAACTTTATTCAGAAGTATCCTCAAAAAATAAGGTTCGCCTAATGCAGGAGACACAGAATGTATACGGCCAACAGTTTGGTACGTCTTACGTACCTGCCAAGATCTATCTTGAGGTTTCCAAACAAATTTGGAAGGAAACTCTACATAAGTCAACTTTCTAGCATTTTCATCTGACTCGTTTAATTTCATCCATTCAACAAATATTGAAGAAGTAACAGAAGGCTTGCTTAACATATTATCAATATCGTCATCCGCACCATACACAACATTCTGTTGACCCGGCATATGAAAGGGAAGCCTCATAACTGCAGGATACCTATAATGAACCTCGTTTGAGAATATTCTCCATGATGCCTCACAAGCTGAAATATATCTACAATCATAATATTCCTTGATCTCATCTCTTGGCTTATCCTTAATGGTTGGATTTGAAACACCAGAAACAACCGCAGTAGCCATATCAGGGCCTTTATTAATGTACTTGAACAAATATTTAACTGAACCAGATTGATTACACCATTCTACATTGATGTGTGCTTGATATCTTTTTAGAAGCCTTTTGTTATATGGAACAACGCTTCTGTTGTCCAAACTAACACCAGATTTTATAACTGTGTGACCGGAATCTCGTCTTCGGTATACGGGGAAACCACTTGAATCAACAGTTGTATGTGGTGAAAATTTCTTTGGAAAGCTTTTTGAACATCTTTTATCAACCATGCAAGGACAATTCAAATTAGCATTTCCACATGGACCGTGAATCATATAATCACTTACCAAGGAATAAAGTTCCGGATCTTCATTTTTATCAGGAATCTCAGCGGATATGAATGGATCTATGTGATCTACAGTAGGAAGTTTGTGATCGACATTCATAAATAAGCATATATGTGCATGAGGAAGACCACGCTTCTGGAATTCTACCGTATAAACAACTAAAAAAAACACATATTGAGTACTTTATAAAAGTAATTGCAAATTATAAACGAAAAAAAGAAATGTAAAAAATAAACTAACATACCAGCATTAATCTCACCGAGATAATTGGAATCCTTCAAATCTTTGAGTATGGAATCAAGCTTAATTTTAAACAATCGACACAATATGTCAGGCCTGTCTTCAGCTTTGATGGTGGAATCTTTTAGAAATCTCTTTACTTCTGGCCATTTTGGATTACAAGTTATAGTTATGAAGAAATCTGGATACCCGAACGACTTACATAAGGCCATTGCATCAAGGTAGTTTTGTTGCATGAATCTTGCACCTCCAGTAAATGAAGAAGGTAGTATAACAGCCTTTCCAGTGTCTTTTAAAGTTTGTTTACCTTTAGCTTTATGCTTCTGAAGATTTTTAAATGTCTCTGATCGAAGTTTTGTTTGTTGTCTCCGAATGAAATGTAGTCTCTCGCTCTCGATCATAGTATATGCATCAACCAAAAATTGTTGCAACAACCTTCTTCCATTAAGAATTAAGGAAAAACTATAATTTCTATCTTGGATCCTATATGCAAAAAATTCTCTCATGGTGCACTTTGGCTTTATTTTCTTTTGTGTCGCAATGAAATCTCTATGGGGAATATCAATTCTATATCCATCATCACCATATGGGAATAGCAACAGATATTGCAAAGCAAGATATGATGGATGTAATTCACTAATACGCTGGAGCATTCCAGACTGAGTCTCCACAAGAATATCACGATGATCTATAGCTTTATCTATGTCTCCGACAACCAAAGCAGCAATTTCAGACGTGGTTGGTAAGTTATATATTCTGCCATCTTTTTCTCTTTTATACATAAGACGGAGTTTAAGGTTGGCCTCTGGGGATTTGTGAAAATGGTCTCTGACCATCCTATATgtcttaaccaacatattttctaAATCTAATAAATTCCTCAAATACTGTATCATTTCAACATCAAGCTCTTTATCATTAGAGGACGAAGGTTTGCTTGTTTACCTGTTATGGTTGAAACTAATGAacttgtatgatttatacttCTATGAGGAGAAAAGGAGTATATGTTGCGATCAATATTATTAGAAGACTGCAGCGAACTTATGTTCTCAGAAAATATGTTAGGAAcatttgttgatgatgatgatgatttcttTGATCTCTTGTTATTATTAGAAAACTGTAGCGAACTTATGCTCTCAGGCAATATGTTAGGAACATTTGTTGATGATGACGATTTCTTTGATCTCTTGTTATTATTAGAAGACTGCAGCGAACTTATGTTCTCAGGCAATATGTTAGGAACATTTGTTGATGATGACGATTTCTTTGATCTCATGTTATCAAGTATTATTTTTCGAAGCTTACGTCTTTCAGCAGGTGAATCAACTTAAATAATTAAAAAGGTAGAATACGTAAGAAACATAATAATTAGTAGCATTCGAAACATAAAATGTAAAAATTGTAGTTTTAATTAGATTTAACAGCATTTACCATTTGAGATATCTGAAAGAGGAGTTCTGATAATAGGACCTAaaaaacacaaatatgaatacaGATTTAATATAAAAAATGCATCATTTGTGGTTAGGTAAATGAAAACTGAATAACTTAGTATGTCACTTACTGTTAAATATTTGTTGTAATGAATTCTGATCCTTTAAAGATGAACGCGAGTTATATGATCTTTTTGACATAGTATATGTGAATAATCACAACTTCATTAACAACAACCACAAAGAAAATTATTAGAAAACAAAATTTTTCATATTAAAATTGTAGAATAGCTAAAGGAAATGGAATTGGTGATAATTACATCTTGTATGTAACATGCACTAATGATGAATACATATAGAATTACCTTCAAAAATCTAGATACGGATGAACTGGAACATAAAGAATTGAAACGTGTGTATGAATGTCTTTGAAAGTGAGAAGTTGTCTCTTTTGAATTTCAttaatatgttgtgatatcagcagGATACCTTCCGTTATGCCCAAGACGAaattaaactcaaactatgccctataggggcattttggtcattttaaactatataaaagagtttaaataataacctgaggtacaggtctgattaaatcagtaattatacttaatttcata contains the following coding sequences:
- the LOC110887959 gene encoding uncharacterized protein LOC110887959 codes for the protein MMFGSNMRLVTVCDDVHLQRVMAMVIVGGGSGLGLWWLMGIVGGGGGRWCLRVVDDCPIIRTPLSDISNVDSPAERRKLRKIILDNMRSKKSSSSTNVPNILPENISSLQSSNNNKRSKKSSSSTNVPNILPESISSLQFSNNNKRSKKSSSSSTNVPNIFSENISSLQSSNNIDRNIYSFSPHRNLENMLVKTYRMVRDHFHKSPEANLKLRLMYKREKDGRIYNLPTTSEIAALVVGDIDKAIDHRDILVETQSGMLQRISELHPSYLALQYLLLFPYGDDGYRIDIPHRDFIATQKKIKPKCTMREFFAYRIQDRNYSFSLILNGRRLLQQFLVDAYTMIESERLHFIRRQQTKLRSETFKNLQKHKAKGKQTLKDTGKAVILPSSFTGGARFMQQNYLDAMALCKSFGYPDFFITITCNPKWPEVKRFLKDSTIKAEDRPDILCRLFKIKLDSILKDLKDSNYLGEINAVVYTVEFQKRGLPHAHICLFMNVDHKLPTVDHIDPFISAEIPDKNEDPELYSLVSDYMIHGPCGNANLNCPCMVDKRCSKSFPKKFSPHTTVDSSGFPVYRRRDSGHTVIKSGVSLDNRSVVPYNKRLLKRYQAHINVEWCNQSGSVKYLFKYINKGPDMATAVVSGVSNPTIKDKPRDEIKEYYDCRYISACEASWRIFSNEVHYRYPAVMRLPFHMPGQQNVVYGADDDIDNMLSKPSVTSSIFVEWMKLNESDENARKLTYVEFPSKFVWKPQDRSWQVRKTYQTVGRIHSVSPALGEPYFLRILLNKVRGPRSFEEIRTVNGQLFPTFRDACYAMGLLDDDNEYVEAIKEASFEGHAGYLRALFATLLLSNTLSRPEFVWENTWKYLAMIFYTDVKKKQIFKVLSCLLLPEHQIKNLTLLEIEKYLLSNGSSLRGFNTMPFPDDDSLRDATNHLINEELSHDVDQVQAEFNNLHQCLTDEQRSVFDEIMAAVASRKGGLFFVYGYSGTGKTFLWKTLSSAVRCRGEIVLNVASSGIASLLLSRGRTAHSRFHIPINLTEDSMCHIKPNSDIAKLLKETQLIIWDEAPMVHKHAFEALDRTMSDVFSDGRSIRSDVPFGGKVFVFGGDFRQILPVIPNGTRQQIVCASLSSSYIWSKCKLLRLTKNMRLTIGAESSHMDSIRDFAKWLLDIGEGKLGDDNDGEAIIQIPDDLLITDNSDPILSLIDFVYPSIMEQFRNPGFFSERAILAPKNDVVHEINDRLLSLFPGDAKEYLSSDSICQTEQMLDSFQEGLYSTENLNALKISGLPNHRLVLKVGVPVMLLRNIDQQKGLCNGTRLKITFLGKRVIEAEVISGGNIGTRVFIPRLNMIPSDKKIPFEFQRRQFPLSVCFAMTINKSQGQSLSKVGLYLKDPVFTHGQLYVALSRVKTREGVKILIFDADGKPTNKTSNVVYKEVFGSL